From Primulina tabacum isolate GXHZ01 chromosome 2, ASM2559414v2, whole genome shotgun sequence, one genomic window encodes:
- the LOC142533601 gene encoding uncharacterized protein LOC142533601, translated as MSAPRAPKRSDSLTNLFLACTKLRFFTRLRRFLRLRATKRQRKTPEKKQEKVMDAYREVKIEDCMAGKLEGGRDYGDGWVVVLHRSVKKLHFGSWEEKGAAAEEIQKLAGENLKRRKTMAELGVIPPLVAMVGSEVVARRRMAVRALIELAKGSFANKALIVEAGFFSKLPEKIDVLDETHIQELAHLILSISALANSQFSLKSARMIPFVVSTLESSSSNIDAKKSCLSILYNLSSVLDNTGPIINSGAVETLMRSSVDKSTSESALATLGNLVVTLAGRKALEHNPVVPEAFIQIMTWEEKPKCQELSSYILMILAHQSSCQRQKMAKAGIVQVLLEVALLGSPLAQKRALKILQWFKNERQMRMGPHSGPQVGPVAFGSPLKQRDLVEGKRLMNNMVRQSLYKNMENITRRANAAGDSSKLKALVISSSSKSLTY; from the exons ATGTCAGCTCCACGAGCACCAAAAAGATCAGATTCTTTGACTAATTTGTTCTTAGCGTGTACAAAACTGAGGTTCTTTACTCGCCTGCGACGATTCCTCCGCCTTAGAGCCACCAAAAGGCAGCGTAAGACACCGGAGAAGAAGCAGGAAAAGGTCATGGATGCATATAGAGAAGTAAAGATTGAGGATTGCATGGCAGGAAAATTGGAGGGTGGACGCGATTACGGTGATGGATGGGTGGTGGTTTTGCATAGGTCTGTGAAGAAGCTTCATTTTGGGAGCTGGGAAGAGAAAGGAGCGGCGGCGGAAGAAATACAGAAGCTGGCCGGAGAAAACCTGAAGAGACGGAAAACCATGGCGGAGCTCGGTGTTATTCCGCCGCTGGTTGCTATGGTGGGTTCGGAAGTGGTTGCGCGTCGAAGAATGGCTGTTCGGGCGTTAATTGAGCTCGCCAAGGGCTCTTTCGC GAATAAAGCTCTAATCGTAGAGGCAGGGTTCTTCTCAAAACTACCAGAAAAGATCGACGTTCTAGACGAAACGCATATACAAGAACTTGCACATCTGATCTTATCAATATCAGCCCTGGCCAACAGCCAATTCTCCCTCAAATCTGCAAGAATGATCCCTTTTGTGGTTTCCACTCTCGAGTCAAGTTCAAGTAACATCGACGCCAAGAAATCATGTTTAAGCATATTATACAATCTATCTTCGGTCTTAGACAATACCGGCCCTATAATCAATTCAGGGGCAGTTGAAACACTGATGAGATCATCTGTCGATAAATCAACATCAGAAAGTGCATTGGCGACTTTAGGAAATTTGGTTGTAACTTTAGCGGGGAGGAAAGCGTTGGAGCATAATCCTGTGGTTCCTGAGGCGTTTATCCAGATCATGACATGGGAAGAGAAGCCCAAATGCCAAGAATTGTCTTCTtacattttgatgattttagCTCATCAGAGCTCATGTCAGAGGCAGAAAATGGCTAAGGCGGGAATAGTACAAGTTCTTCTTGAAGTAGCATTGTTAGGGAGTCCATTGGCTCAGAAACGAGCTTTGAAGATCCTGCAGTGGTTTAAGAACGAGAGACAGATGAGAATGGGGCCTCACTCGGGGCCTCAGGTGGGACCGGTAGCGTTTGGTTCACCTCTGAAACAGAGGGATCTTGTTGAAGGAAAGAGACTGATGAACAACATGGTGAGGCAaagtttatataaaaatatggaaaacatTACTCGTCGAGCTAATGCAGCTGGAGATTCCTCGAAGCTTAAGGCTTTGGTGATTAGTTCGAGTTCAAAAAGCTTGACTTACTAG